In the Leguminivora glycinivorella isolate SPB_JAAS2020 chromosome 14, LegGlyc_1.1, whole genome shotgun sequence genome, one interval contains:
- the LOC125233694 gene encoding uncharacterized protein LOC125233694 isoform X2, producing MANFVGNIGVFDHKVQEWDVFFGRLSQFIKLNKISDDNKSAVLLTHLSDESYRLVRNLVHPTKLEEKSFNELVEVLSGHFTPKRSTFADRAKFFEATKSGSESSQDWAARLRGLAVNCEFGTELDVLLRDRFVLGFNIGPERDRLFESDSEKLTLSKALEVAQQAACARQARTVVVKDEPVYRSDARAERRGAGGGASGRKNDGAGPRCSVCGMKNHDAAKCRFRNYKCQNCGQKGHLKKVCGNESSKIHSIGAELLEANECENCKECQMFQMRFPK from the exons ATGGCTAACTTTGTCGGAAACATAGGAGTTTTTGATCATAAAGTGCAAGAATGGGACGTTTTTTTCGGAAGGTTATCGCAGTTCATAAAACTGAATAAGATTTCGGACGATAATAAGAGTGCAGTGTTACTAACTCATTTATCGGATGAGTCATACCGGCTTGTTCGGAATCTTGTACATCCAACCAAACTGGAAGAAAAATCTTTTAACGAGCTAGTTGAAGTACTCAGTGGGCATTTCACGCCGAAACGATCGACCTTCGCGGATCGGGCCAAGTTTTTTGAGGCAACTAAGTCTGGCTCAGAAAGCAGTCAGGACTGGGCAGCACGGCTGCGGGGCTTAGCCGTCAACTGCGAGTTTGGTACGGAATTGGACGTCCTGCTACGGGATCGTTTTGTACTAGGCTTCAATATCGGTCCAGAACGTGATCGTCTGTTCGAGAGTGATTCGGAGAAGCTGACGCTGTCTAAAGCATTGGAGGTAGCGCAGCAGGCGGCGTGCGCGAGGCAAGCGCGCACGGTGGTGGTCAAGGACGAGCCGGTATACCGCTCGGATGCTCGCGCGGAGCGTCGCGGCGCCGGTGGTGGCGCGAGTGGTCGCAAGAATGACGGCGCCGGGCCGCGGTGTTCAGTATGCGGGATGAAAAACCACGACGCGGCTAAGTGCAGATTTCGAAACTACAAGTGCCAAAACTGCGGTCAAAAGGGACATCTAAAAAAAGTTTGTGGTAATGAATCGTCGAAAATCCATAGTATCGGTGCTGAGTTATTAGAAGCTAACGAATGTGAGAACTGTAAAGAGtgtcaaatgtttcaaatgAG GTTTCCAAAGTAA
- the LOC125233694 gene encoding uncharacterized protein K02A2.6-like isoform X1, giving the protein MNHGWPRKITCRSILPYFQCKTDLEVIDECLFRGHRIVIPSVFRQSMLNALHSSHFGIVKTKSAARGRVWWPGIDGDIERWVGACSACAAVQPAPARAPPAPWPRPPGPWHRIHIDYMSFEQKDYLIVVDAFSKWLECIYMDRGISTGALILKLKQLFSIFGIPRVIVSDNDVKICSVEFKLFCNVNGIDYVTSPIYHACSNGQAESGVKTCKKMLKCVLQNMTGASHCTIQEKLLGSLFDYRNTIHCVTGQTPAQLMIGRNLRSRLDLVLPKNKVSNKDTVDNVLEKSCRYFQVGETVWARWFTARKSFWKLATIIRIKGNRMYEVMFTEFQDKCNRHIDQIRKYTPPCRNQDEVVQNEPPSPRVHIEDPIGRGRPGQVPTETPAPLDAAASDVLPHLPSPPLSHTGEASEVSEYQGDSNFQAEDDEWAETCEGGDGGTVIGVATESTDVVQEVPPAGIGDIDDGAGRSKRPKKIVNYKPFF; this is encoded by the coding sequence ATGAATCACGGGTGGCCTAGGAAAATTACGTGTAGGTCTATTTTACCATATTTCCAATGTAAGACTGATTTAGAGGTAATAGACGAATGCTTATTCCGAGGTCATAGAATAGTAATTCCTAGTGTGTTTCGACAGTCAATGTTGAATGCACTACATTCGTCACATTTTGGCATTGTAAAAACAAAGAGCGCAGCTCGTGGTAGGGTATGGTGGCCTGGAATCGATGGCGACATCGAGCGCTGGGTCGGCGCATGCAGCGCGTGCGCCGCCGTGCAGCCCGCGCCCGCGCGCGCACCTCCCGCCCCCTGGCCGCGCCCGCCCGGCCCGTGGCACCGCATACATATTGATTATATGTCGTTTGAGCAAAAGGATTACTTGATCGTGGTTGACGCTTTTTCCAAATGGCTGGAATGTATTTATATGGATAGAGGAATTTCGACTGGTGCCCTTATATTAAAACTTAAACAGTTATTTTCTATTTTCGGTATACCGAGGGTGATAGTATCGGATAATGATGTAAAAATCTGTTCAGTGGAATTTAAActattttgtaatgtaaatgGTATAGATTATGTAACTTCTCCAATTTATCATGCTTGTAGCAATGGCCAAGCAGAGAGCGGGGTGAAGACCTGTAAAAAAATGCTTAAATGTGTACTGCAAAATATGACGGGTGCAAGTCATTGCACCATACAGGAAAAATTGCTGGGCTCTCTGTTTGATTACAGAAATACCATTCATTGTGTAACAGGTCAAACACCGGCTCAATTGATGATTGGGCGAAATTTACGGTCCAGACTGGACCTTGTGTTACCGAAAAACAAAGTTTCGAACAAGGATACTGTAGACAATGTTTTAGAAAAATCGTGTCGCTATTTCCAAGTAGGAGAAACCGTGTGGGCTAGGTGGTTCACTGCCAGGAAGAGTTTTTGGAAATTAGCAACAATTATTAGAATTAAAGGTAACAGAATGTACGAGGTTATGTTTACAGAATTCCAAGACAAATGTAATAGGCATATAGACCAAATTCGTAAATATACCCCCCCGTGCAGAAACCAGGATGAAGTAGTACAAAATGAACCGCCAAGCCCACGCGTGCATATAGAAGATCCGATAGGAAGGGGCAGGCCAGGCCAAGTGCCCACGGAAACGCCAGCGCCGTTGGACGCGGCCGCGTCCGATGTGCTGCCTCACTTACCTTCTCCTCCATTGTCACATACAGGGGAAGCTTCAGAAGTTTCTGAATATCAGGGGGACAGTAATTTTCAAGCTGAGGATGATGAGTGGGCTGAAACCTGCGAAGGGGGTGACGGGGGCACAGTTATTGGCGTGGCTACTGAATCTACTGATGTTGTACAGGAAGTCCCCCCAGCAGGGATAGGTGATATTGATGATGGGGCGGGGCGTTCCAAACGACCCAAAAAGATTGTTAATTATAAGCCATTCTTTTAG
- the LOC125233694 gene encoding uncharacterized protein LOC125233694 isoform X3, translating to MANFVGNIGVFDHKVQEWDVFFGRLSQFIKLNKISDDNKSAVLLTHLSDESYRLVRNLVHPTKLEEKSFNELVEVLSGHFTPKRSTFADRAKFFEATKSGSESSQDWAARLRGLAVNCEFGTELDVLLRDRFVLGFNIGPERDRLFESDSEKLTLSKALEVAQQAACARQARTVVVKDEPVYRSDARAERRGAGGGASGRKNDGAGPRCSVCGMKNHDAAKCRFRNYKCQNCGQKGHLKKVCGNESSKIHSIGAELLEANECENCKECQMFQMRY from the exons ATGGCTAACTTTGTCGGAAACATAGGAGTTTTTGATCATAAAGTGCAAGAATGGGACGTTTTTTTCGGAAGGTTATCGCAGTTCATAAAACTGAATAAGATTTCGGACGATAATAAGAGTGCAGTGTTACTAACTCATTTATCGGATGAGTCATACCGGCTTGTTCGGAATCTTGTACATCCAACCAAACTGGAAGAAAAATCTTTTAACGAGCTAGTTGAAGTACTCAGTGGGCATTTCACGCCGAAACGATCGACCTTCGCGGATCGGGCCAAGTTTTTTGAGGCAACTAAGTCTGGCTCAGAAAGCAGTCAGGACTGGGCAGCACGGCTGCGGGGCTTAGCCGTCAACTGCGAGTTTGGTACGGAATTGGACGTCCTGCTACGGGATCGTTTTGTACTAGGCTTCAATATCGGTCCAGAACGTGATCGTCTGTTCGAGAGTGATTCGGAGAAGCTGACGCTGTCTAAAGCATTGGAGGTAGCGCAGCAGGCGGCGTGCGCGAGGCAAGCGCGCACGGTGGTGGTCAAGGACGAGCCGGTATACCGCTCGGATGCTCGCGCGGAGCGTCGCGGCGCCGGTGGTGGCGCGAGTGGTCGCAAGAATGACGGCGCCGGGCCGCGGTGTTCAGTATGCGGGATGAAAAACCACGACGCGGCTAAGTGCAGATTTCGAAACTACAAGTGCCAAAACTGCGGTCAAAAGGGACATCTAAAAAAAGTTTGTGGTAATGAATCGTCGAAAATCCATAGTATCGGTGCTGAGTTATTAGAAGCTAACGAATGTGAGAACTGTAAAGAGtgtcaaatgtttcaaatgAG ATACTGA
- the LOC125233124 gene encoding uncharacterized protein LOC125233124 isoform X2 — MGRKIPAKKHRGVKDPLKQQEQRFQSIKDKINAPPTDPDDQPVPKSLQRLFAFKEPRTPASIVNKKKSRSLAGHGKRDDNPVAALKRMPGEAGRAFSMRINSAVRALHNDDQEDYPLDLEETDTRGEYIASQRERRQKKHRQAIAKEKGGQKGEKEERLSKAQRRALKKKEQQKAKEVQTKTARELAARELRYERVAFGDIAHAPPALTAPRRAQASQGAPRPGRRDLLLAGMLKSGAPSQQKSQPTKKTQAKPQVSAAEQMRRERARLEAVDA; from the exons atggGCCGCAAAATACCAGCAAAAAAACATCGTGGCGTTAAGGATCCCTTAAAACAACAAGAGCAACGATTTCAGAG CATAAAAGACAAAATAAATGCTCCACCGACGGATCCTGACGATCAGCCTGTACCGAAGTCCCTGCAGCGTCTTTTCGCCTTCAAAGAGCCGAGGACACCCGCATCTATTGTGAACAAAAAGAAGTCACGTTCGTTAGCAG GTCATGGCAAGCGTGATGATAATCCAGTGGCAGCTCTTAAGAGAATGCCAGGCGAGGCTGGCCGTGCATTCTCCATGCGTATCAACAGTGCGGTGCGGGCACTGCACAACGATGACCAGGAGGACTACCCT TTAGACCTCGAAGAAACAGACACCAGAGGGGAATACATAGCATCGCAACGCGAGCGACGACAGAAGAAGCATAGACAGGCCATCGCTAAAGAGAAAGGGGGGCAAAAGGGGGAGAAAGAGGAACGGCTGAGCAAGGCACAGAGAAGGGCACTTAAGAAGAAGGAGCAGCAGAAAGCAAAGGAGG TTCAGACGAAAACAGCTCGTGAACTAGCAGCGCGAGAGTTGCGCTACGAGCGAGTTGCGTTCGGCGACATCGCGCACGCGCCGCCCGCGCTCACGGCGCCGCGCCGCGCACAGGCCAGCCAGGGCGCACCCCGG CCTGGCCGCCGCGACCTTCTTCTAGCCGGTATGCTCAAATCCGGCGCTCCAAGCCAACAGAAGTCTCAACCGACAAAGAAGACTCAAGCGAAACCTCAG GTCAGCGCAGCCGAGCAAATGAGGCGCGAGCGAGCGCGCTTAGAAGCCGTGGACGCTTAA
- the LOC125233124 gene encoding uncharacterized protein LOC125233124 isoform X1, protein MGRKIPAKKHRGVKDPLKQQEQRFQSIKDKINAPPTDPDDQPVPKSLQRLFAFKEPRTPASIVNKKKSRSLAGHGKRDDNPVAALKRMPGEAGRAFSMRINSAVRALHNDDQEDYPLDLEETDTRGEYIASQRERRQKKHRQAIAKEKGGQKGEKEERLSKAQRRALKKKEQQKAKEVQTKTARELAARELRYERVAFGDIAHAPPALTAPRRAQASQGAPRPGRRDLLLAGMLKSGAPSQQKSQPTKKTQAKPQVSAAEQMRRERARLEAVDAYRALKKQRMAEKAKG, encoded by the exons atggGCCGCAAAATACCAGCAAAAAAACATCGTGGCGTTAAGGATCCCTTAAAACAACAAGAGCAACGATTTCAGAG CATAAAAGACAAAATAAATGCTCCACCGACGGATCCTGACGATCAGCCTGTACCGAAGTCCCTGCAGCGTCTTTTCGCCTTCAAAGAGCCGAGGACACCCGCATCTATTGTGAACAAAAAGAAGTCACGTTCGTTAGCAG GTCATGGCAAGCGTGATGATAATCCAGTGGCAGCTCTTAAGAGAATGCCAGGCGAGGCTGGCCGTGCATTCTCCATGCGTATCAACAGTGCGGTGCGGGCACTGCACAACGATGACCAGGAGGACTACCCT TTAGACCTCGAAGAAACAGACACCAGAGGGGAATACATAGCATCGCAACGCGAGCGACGACAGAAGAAGCATAGACAGGCCATCGCTAAAGAGAAAGGGGGGCAAAAGGGGGAGAAAGAGGAACGGCTGAGCAAGGCACAGAGAAGGGCACTTAAGAAGAAGGAGCAGCAGAAAGCAAAGGAGG TTCAGACGAAAACAGCTCGTGAACTAGCAGCGCGAGAGTTGCGCTACGAGCGAGTTGCGTTCGGCGACATCGCGCACGCGCCGCCCGCGCTCACGGCGCCGCGCCGCGCACAGGCCAGCCAGGGCGCACCCCGG CCTGGCCGCCGCGACCTTCTTCTAGCCGGTATGCTCAAATCCGGCGCTCCAAGCCAACAGAAGTCTCAACCGACAAAGAAGACTCAAGCGAAACCTCAGGTCAGCGCAGCAGAGCAAATGAGGCGGGAGCGAGCGCGCTTAGAAGCTGTAGACGCTTATAGAGCGCTGAAAAAACAGAGGATGGCTGAGAAGGCTAAGGGGTGA